Proteins from one Streptomyces sp. NBC_00390 genomic window:
- a CDS encoding LCP family protein, with the protein MNDWPDGWTGGNGNGNGRGRGYGRGSAGGPEGARVMRHVQRPGAPQHSGVPPQQSRGYDEGYAEPGYDSGYNTGQVYGQGGGGGNGTIPRQGGYPPQGGRPAPDWRRRLKVGSLTLVVALLAVTIGTYFWADSKLKREVDLSKVIERPGEGEGTNYLIVGSDSREGMSAEEKKKLHTGSAEGKRTDSMMILHVGSNGNTMISLPRDSDVEIPSFKGSESGKLFPNTGRRVKLNAAYAEDGPELLVRTVEHNTGLRIDHYAEIGFGGFAKIVDSVGGVEIKVEKTMKDKKSGADFEPGTHTMNGEQALAFVRQRYGLDGGDLDRTKNQQKFLAALANQTATPSTVLNPFKLYPTMGAGLDTVVVDKDMGLWDLGRMFFAMKGVTGGDGKSMNMPISGSRGGNLVWDQAKVKQLVEQLKNDEKVTVTSDR; encoded by the coding sequence ATGAACGATTGGCCCGATGGATGGACCGGCGGCAACGGCAACGGCAACGGACGCGGACGCGGCTACGGTCGTGGCAGCGCCGGCGGCCCTGAGGGCGCCCGCGTGATGCGCCATGTCCAGCGACCGGGCGCGCCGCAGCACAGCGGCGTTCCCCCGCAGCAGTCGCGCGGCTACGACGAGGGCTATGCCGAGCCCGGTTACGACAGCGGCTACAACACGGGCCAGGTCTACGGACAGGGCGGTGGCGGCGGCAACGGCACCATCCCCCGGCAGGGGGGCTACCCGCCGCAGGGCGGCCGGCCGGCCCCGGACTGGCGGCGTCGGCTCAAGGTCGGTTCGCTGACCCTGGTCGTGGCACTGCTCGCTGTGACCATCGGCACATACTTCTGGGCCGACTCCAAGCTCAAGCGTGAGGTCGATCTCTCCAAGGTCATCGAGCGGCCGGGCGAGGGCGAGGGCACCAACTACCTGATCGTGGGCTCGGACAGCCGTGAGGGCATGTCGGCGGAGGAGAAGAAGAAGCTCCACACCGGCTCGGCCGAGGGCAAGCGGACCGACTCGATGATGATTCTGCACGTCGGCTCCAACGGCAACACGATGATCTCGTTGCCGCGCGACTCGGACGTGGAGATCCCGTCGTTCAAGGGCTCCGAGTCCGGCAAGCTCTTTCCGAACACCGGCCGGCGCGTGAAGCTGAACGCCGCGTACGCCGAGGACGGTCCCGAACTCCTGGTGCGTACCGTCGAGCACAACACCGGCCTGAGGATCGACCATTACGCGGAGATCGGCTTCGGCGGCTTCGCGAAGATCGTGGATTCGGTCGGCGGTGTCGAGATCAAGGTCGAGAAGACCATGAAGGACAAGAAGTCCGGAGCCGACTTCGAGCCGGGCACGCACACCATGAACGGCGAGCAGGCCCTGGCCTTCGTGCGCCAGCGGTACGGCCTGGACGGCGGCGACCTGGACCGCACGAAGAACCAGCAGAAGTTCCTCGCGGCCCTGGCCAACCAGACCGCTACGCCGAGCACGGTTCTCAACCCGTTCAAGCTCTACCCGACCATGGGCGCGGGCCTGGACACCGTCGTCGTCGACAAGGACATGGGCCTGTGGGACCTGGGCCGGATGTTCTTCGCGATGAAGGGCGTCACCGGCGGCGACGGCAAGTCGATGAACATGCCGATATCCGGCAGCCGGGGCGGCAACCTGGTCTGGGACCAGGCCAAGGTGAAGCAGCTCGTGGAGCAGCTGAAGAACGACGAGAAGGTCACGGTCACCTCCGACCGCTGA
- a CDS encoding acyl-CoA thioesterase produces MTVQAQRPEAEIPGKPTSASRTTLSHIMTGSDTNLLGTVHGGVIMKLVDDAAGAVAGRHSGGPAVTASMDEMVFLEPVRVGDLVHVKAQVNWTGRSSMEVGVRVLAERWNESTPAQQVGSAYLVFAAVDADGKPRRVPAVIPETERDQRRYQEAQIRRTHRLARRQAIKELREKRAAEGMED; encoded by the coding sequence ATGACAGTTCAGGCCCAGCGCCCGGAGGCTGAAATTCCGGGTAAGCCCACTTCGGCGTCCCGTACCACCCTCAGCCACATCATGACCGGCAGTGACACAAATCTCCTCGGCACGGTGCACGGCGGCGTGATCATGAAGCTGGTGGACGACGCGGCGGGCGCCGTCGCCGGCCGGCACTCGGGCGGGCCCGCTGTCACCGCGTCCATGGACGAGATGGTGTTCCTGGAGCCGGTCAGGGTCGGCGATCTGGTGCATGTGAAGGCCCAGGTCAACTGGACCGGCCGGTCTTCGATGGAGGTCGGGGTCCGGGTGCTGGCGGAGCGCTGGAACGAGTCGACGCCCGCCCAGCAGGTCGGCAGCGCGTATCTGGTGTTCGCCGCCGTCGACGCGGACGGCAAGCCGCGCCGCGTACCGGCGGTGATCCCCGAGACGGAGCGCGATCAGCGCCGCTACCAGGAGGCGCAGATCCGGCGTACGCACCGGCTGGCCAGGCGTCAGGCGATCAAGGAGCTGCGGGAGAAGCGCGCCGCGGAGGGCATGGAGGACTGA
- a CDS encoding LCP family protein yields the protein MPTPPRSRRPRPTAQARTGRPAARPAARSSARGPARPVGRPGRRKAERPQWGMRMVTTLSVLVLGVGGIGHALVNGLNEGIGRVDPFRDMKNRPEDTHGINFLVVGTDGRDKITKEQKKKYRLGGAGCRCTDTIMLVHISEDRRRASVVSLPRDSYAEIPEHTDETTGKKYKTHPVKLNAAYSEGGPALTVRTVEHMTKVKIDHYLEIDFSSFMKTVDALGGVEVCTARPMHDTYTGLNLTVGTHKLNGGQALQYVRSRHIDGAADLGRMQRQQRFLAGLLHQATSSGVLLNPVKFKKVSSTMLNAVRADKGLGSEQMLALGRAMRSFTPASSEFTSVPVGKIGPVKGIGSTVKWDERKSKKLFQLLRDDKPLAPHRPKRPDGQLRPTPVDVSPQQIRVQVYNGTTADGLGERVDRALRATGFNTTRRPLSSGNGKVLRTFVTYDPRWDRSARSLQAALPGCELRAVKGQGPTLNVTAGTDFKAVHPVRAEDQYQGEFGAVTGDQVVCP from the coding sequence TTGCCCACGCCGCCCCGCTCCCGCCGGCCGCGTCCCACGGCGCAGGCCCGGACCGGACGCCCTGCCGCCCGACCTGCCGCGCGGTCCTCGGCCAGAGGGCCCGCCAGGCCGGTCGGGCGGCCCGGCCGGCGGAAGGCGGAGCGGCCGCAGTGGGGCATGCGGATGGTGACAACACTCTCGGTTCTTGTGCTGGGCGTGGGCGGGATCGGGCATGCCCTGGTCAACGGCCTGAACGAGGGGATCGGGCGGGTCGACCCGTTCCGGGACATGAAGAACCGGCCGGAGGACACCCATGGAATCAACTTCCTGGTCGTCGGCACCGACGGCCGCGACAAGATCACCAAGGAGCAGAAGAAGAAGTACCGGCTCGGCGGCGCCGGCTGCCGCTGCACCGACACGATCATGCTCGTCCATATCTCCGAGGACCGGCGGCGCGCCAGCGTGGTCAGCCTGCCCCGGGACAGCTACGCCGAAATCCCCGAACATACCGACGAAACAACCGGCAAAAAGTACAAAACCCACCCGGTGAAGCTCAACGCCGCCTACTCGGAGGGCGGTCCGGCCCTGACCGTACGGACCGTCGAGCACATGACGAAGGTGAAGATCGACCACTATCTCGAGATCGACTTCAGCAGCTTCATGAAGACCGTGGATGCGCTGGGCGGGGTCGAGGTCTGTACGGCCCGGCCGATGCACGACACCTACACGGGCCTGAACCTCACCGTCGGCACGCACAAGCTCAACGGCGGCCAGGCGCTGCAGTACGTGCGCTCACGCCATATCGACGGGGCGGCCGACCTGGGGCGGATGCAGCGCCAGCAGCGGTTCCTCGCCGGCCTTCTCCACCAGGCGACCAGCAGCGGCGTACTGCTCAACCCGGTGAAGTTCAAGAAGGTCTCCTCGACGATGCTGAACGCGGTGCGCGCCGACAAGGGCCTCGGCTCCGAGCAGATGCTCGCCCTCGGCAGGGCCATGCGCAGCTTCACGCCCGCATCGTCGGAGTTCACCTCCGTACCGGTCGGAAAGATCGGTCCGGTCAAGGGCATCGGCTCCACGGTGAAGTGGGACGAGCGGAAGTCGAAGAAGCTCTTCCAGCTGCTGCGGGACGACAAGCCGCTGGCCCCGCACCGCCCGAAGCGCCCGGACGGGCAGCTGCGCCCCACGCCGGTCGATGTGTCGCCCCAGCAGATCCGGGTGCAGGTCTACAACGGCACCACCGCCGACGGCCTCGGCGAGCGGGTCGACCGGGCACTGCGCGCCACCGGTTTCAATACCACGCGACGGCCACTGAGCAGCGGCAACGGCAAGGTGCTGCGCACCTTTGTGACGTACGACCCACGCTGGGACCGCTCGGCGAGGTCACTGCAGGCCGCGCTGCCCGGATGCGAACTACGCGCGGTCAAGGGCCAGGGGCCGACGCTGAACGTGACGGCGGGGACGGACTTCAAGGCGGTCCATCCGGTACGCGCCGAGGACCAGTACCAGGGCGAGTTCGGCGCGGTGACGGGCGACCAGGTGGTCTGCCCCTGA
- a CDS encoding glycosyltransferase family 2 protein, whose product MNAMPPVSVIMPVLNEERHLRNSVRHILEQEYDGEMEVVIALGPSTDRTDEIAAELVRETASHERARVHTVPNPTGRTPAALNAAIKASRHPIVVRVDGHGMLSPNYIATAVRLLQETGAQNVGGIMHAEGENDWEHAVAAAMTSKIGVGNAAFHTGGQAGPAETVYLGVFRREALEQQGGYNEEFIRAQDWELNFRIREAGGLIFFSPELRVQYRPRPSVRALAKQYKDYGRWRHVVARYHQGSINLRYLAPPTAVCAIAAGVVVGAVLTPWGFLVPGGYLAAIAAGSVPAGKGLPLKARLQIPLALATMHMSWGLGFLTSPRSLARKVIASRRPAVKAATA is encoded by the coding sequence ATGAACGCCATGCCCCCTGTCTCCGTGATCATGCCGGTCCTCAACGAGGAGCGGCATCTGCGCAACTCGGTCCGTCACATCCTCGAGCAGGAATACGACGGTGAGATGGAGGTGGTGATCGCGCTCGGGCCGTCCACGGACCGCACCGACGAGATCGCCGCCGAGCTCGTCCGGGAGACCGCATCCCATGAACGAGCGCGTGTCCACACCGTGCCCAACCCGACCGGCCGCACCCCGGCCGCGCTGAACGCGGCCATCAAGGCCTCGCGGCACCCGATCGTCGTACGCGTCGACGGCCACGGCATGCTGTCGCCGAACTACATCGCGACCGCGGTCCGCCTGCTGCAGGAGACCGGTGCGCAGAACGTCGGCGGCATCATGCACGCCGAGGGCGAGAACGACTGGGAGCACGCCGTCGCCGCCGCGATGACGTCGAAGATCGGCGTCGGCAACGCGGCCTTCCACACCGGTGGCCAGGCCGGCCCGGCGGAGACCGTGTATCTCGGCGTCTTCCGGCGCGAGGCCCTGGAGCAGCAGGGCGGCTACAACGAGGAGTTCATCCGGGCCCAGGACTGGGAGCTGAACTTCCGGATCCGCGAGGCCGGCGGTCTGATCTTCTTCTCGCCGGAGCTGCGGGTGCAGTACCGCCCGCGGCCGTCGGTGCGCGCGCTCGCCAAGCAGTACAAGGACTACGGGCGCTGGCGCCATGTGGTGGCCCGCTATCACCAGGGCTCCATCAACCTGCGCTACCTCGCCCCGCCGACCGCGGTCTGCGCGATCGCGGCGGGTGTCGTGGTGGGCGCGGTGCTCACCCCGTGGGGCTTCCTCGTCCCCGGCGGGTATCTCGCGGCGATCGCGGCCGGCTCCGTCCCGGCGGGCAAGGGCCTGCCGCTCAAGGCCCGGCTGCAGATCCCCCTGGCGCTGGCGACGATGCACATGTCGTGGGGCTTGGGCTTCCTGACCAGCCCTCGCTCGCTGGCCAGGAAGGTCATCGCGAGCCGGCGGCCCGCGGTGAAGGCCGCGACCGCCTGA
- a CDS encoding LCP family protein, with amino-acid sequence MGQNSLRGEGTRQRVPQAGDLGWDDSLYGNGGARIPGSRTAPDIEQDEPGGGTESGDAAAETGGHRRGGPRRGGKRGKRRILRWIAGTVSVLILGTAGAGYLYYEHLNGNIRKGERTSAKGGAQKSAPNAAGQTPLNVLLIGSDSRNTDENLKLGGSKKSVGSPPLADVQMLLHVSADRKNASVVSIPRDTTVEIPACTDPKDGKEYAATRDLINASLGRGGPGCTLATWEQLTGIYIDHWMMVDFAGVVDMADAIGGAKVCVSQNIHDRPTPRVPGGSGLKLTRGTHEIQGKQALQWLRTRHAFESDFGRSKAQHMYMNSVIRKLKEQNAFTDTGQLMDLAETATKSLQVSEEIGTVKKLFDLGMTLKDVPTGRIAMLTMPRIPDPEDDNHVLPAPGEADRLWGLLRDDVPVDGKGQTSKPKKPAAPKDPAADPADIGIMVRNGTGAGGQLPTQGRARTVADVLVQKGFAGAKSDSTLNPQEKTQVLFPSTDLEGDAYAVAKALGIPTSALKKSTDVSGVTLVVGADWRSGDAYPKAEPSTAPPKNTETVMGDELGCMDVYEPYRWS; translated from the coding sequence GTGGGACAGAACAGCCTGCGAGGGGAGGGAACGCGGCAGCGCGTTCCGCAAGCTGGTGATCTGGGCTGGGACGACAGCCTGTACGGCAACGGGGGTGCGCGCATCCCCGGCAGCCGTACGGCACCGGACATCGAGCAGGACGAGCCCGGTGGCGGCACGGAATCGGGGGATGCCGCCGCCGAGACCGGCGGCCATCGCCGCGGCGGACCACGCCGCGGGGGAAAACGGGGCAAACGCCGAATACTGCGCTGGATCGCAGGCACGGTTTCGGTACTCATCCTCGGCACGGCCGGCGCCGGCTACCTCTACTACGAGCACCTCAACGGCAACATCCGCAAGGGCGAGCGCACCTCCGCCAAGGGCGGGGCGCAGAAGTCAGCCCCGAACGCGGCAGGTCAGACGCCCCTGAACGTGCTGCTGATCGGCTCCGACAGCCGTAACACGGACGAGAACCTGAAGCTCGGCGGCTCCAAGAAGAGCGTCGGTTCGCCGCCGCTGGCCGACGTCCAGATGCTGCTGCATGTGTCGGCCGACAGGAAGAACGCCTCGGTGGTCTCCATTCCGCGTGACACCACGGTGGAGATACCGGCGTGCACGGACCCGAAGGACGGCAAGGAGTACGCCGCGACCAGGGACCTCATCAACGCGAGCCTCGGGCGCGGCGGGCCCGGCTGCACGCTCGCCACCTGGGAACAGCTGACCGGCATCTACATCGACCACTGGATGATGGTCGACTTCGCGGGTGTGGTGGACATGGCCGACGCGATCGGCGGCGCCAAGGTCTGCGTGAGTCAGAACATCCATGACAGGCCCACACCTCGGGTGCCAGGCGGCTCCGGGCTCAAGCTGACCCGCGGGACACACGAGATCCAGGGCAAGCAGGCGCTGCAGTGGCTGCGTACCCGTCATGCCTTCGAGAGCGACTTCGGCCGCTCCAAGGCCCAGCACATGTACATGAACTCGGTGATCCGCAAGCTCAAGGAGCAGAACGCGTTCACCGACACCGGACAGCTGATGGACCTGGCCGAGACCGCGACCAAGTCGCTCCAGGTCTCCGAGGAGATCGGCACGGTCAAGAAGCTCTTCGACCTGGGCATGACGCTCAAGGATGTGCCCACCGGGCGGATCGCCATGCTCACCATGCCGCGCATCCCGGACCCGGAGGACGACAACCACGTGCTGCCGGCGCCCGGCGAGGCCGACCGGCTCTGGGGCTTGCTGCGCGACGACGTCCCGGTGGACGGCAAGGGGCAGACCTCGAAGCCGAAGAAGCCCGCGGCCCCCAAGGACCCGGCGGCCGACCCGGCGGACATCGGCATCATGGTGCGCAACGGCACCGGGGCCGGCGGGCAGCTGCCCACCCAGGGCCGTGCCCGAACCGTGGCCGACGTCCTCGTGCAGAAGGGCTTCGCCGGAGCCAAGTCGGACTCCACGCTCAACCCGCAGGAGAAGACGCAGGTCCTCTTCCCCAGCACGGATCTGGAGGGCGACGCGTACGCGGTGGCCAAGGCACTCGGCATCCCGACGAGCGCGTTGAAGAAGTCCACCGACGTGTCGGGCGTCACCCTGGTGGTCGGCGCGGACTGGCGGAGCGGTGACGCCTACCCGAAGGCGGAGCCGTCGACGGCTCCGCCGAAGAACACCGAGACGGTCATGGGCGACGAACTGGGCTGCATGGACGTCTACGAGCCGTACCGCTGGTCCTGA
- a CDS encoding LCP family protein — protein MDAQSRGRDEIDPADQWVLNPQTGNYELRLEQSAPQSSAASRATGARRAGGRRPAPEGSAPDAAPRRRTATPEVPGQRSRRAGDASGGRVPPQAGRRKRKPPRSGKKKALLWTGGTLALLMVATACGGYLYYEHLNSNIKYISDDNAGTGGFSKDRAINVLLIGTDKRTGEGNEKYGDKNSPGHADTTVLLHVSKDRTNATALSIPRDLITDIPDCPTTQEDGTSKLIPGTKNTRFNVSLGQSGRTPSCTMRTVTEITGIKPDHFMVADFNAVKTLTTAVDGVKICLAKDVKDKDSKLDLPAGEHTIQGEEALAFVRTRHAVGFGGDLDRIKIQQQFLSSLMRKLKSNDTLTDPTKLVKLAEAGTKALTVDSRINDIGKLRDLGLELGKFDMKNLTFATVPVLDNPAERIKATVVLDTPKADPLFAMLRDDISLTEVEKQKKAAKDKQAALLKGSRAKASDVRVDVFNGGGPQGSAQKTLEWLQIDEGVLKSTNKGNAPADVAKTQLEYAPNQADQARKLADLMGLPASALKPGTKDAEGLEAMTLTLGSDFKGAGVPITGPAKAPEGVQKVEADKQVCAK, from the coding sequence GTGGATGCACAAAGCCGTGGGCGGGACGAAATCGACCCCGCAGACCAGTGGGTACTCAACCCGCAGACCGGCAACTACGAACTGCGACTGGAGCAATCCGCACCGCAGTCATCCGCTGCCTCCAGAGCCACCGGAGCCAGGAGGGCAGGTGGCCGGCGCCCGGCGCCCGAGGGATCGGCTCCCGATGCCGCCCCCCGGCGCAGGACGGCCACGCCTGAGGTTCCCGGTCAGCGCAGCCGCCGCGCGGGCGACGCCTCGGGCGGCAGGGTCCCGCCGCAGGCCGGCCGTCGCAAGCGCAAGCCGCCCAGGTCGGGCAAGAAGAAGGCGCTGCTGTGGACGGGCGGCACGCTCGCGCTGCTGATGGTCGCTACCGCCTGCGGCGGCTACCTCTACTACGAGCACCTCAACTCGAACATCAAGTACATCTCGGACGACAACGCGGGCACCGGCGGTTTCAGCAAGGACCGGGCGATCAACGTCCTGCTGATCGGCACGGACAAGCGCACGGGCGAGGGCAACGAGAAGTACGGCGACAAGAACAGTCCCGGCCACGCCGACACCACGGTGCTGCTGCATGTCTCCAAGGACCGTACGAACGCGACGGCCCTGAGCATTCCCCGTGACCTGATCACCGATATCCCGGACTGCCCGACCACGCAGGAGGACGGCACCAGCAAGCTCATCCCGGGGACGAAGAACACCCGGTTCAACGTGAGCCTCGGCCAGTCCGGCCGCACCCCGAGCTGCACCATGCGGACGGTCACCGAGATAACCGGCATCAAGCCGGACCACTTCATGGTGGCCGACTTCAATGCCGTCAAGACGCTCACCACGGCGGTCGACGGAGTGAAGATCTGTCTCGCCAAGGACGTCAAGGACAAGGACTCCAAGCTCGATCTGCCGGCGGGCGAGCACACGATCCAGGGCGAGGAGGCCCTGGCGTTCGTACGCACCCGGCATGCCGTGGGCTTCGGCGGCGACCTCGACCGCATCAAGATCCAGCAGCAGTTCCTCAGCTCCCTGATGCGCAAGCTGAAGTCGAACGACACGCTCACCGACCCGACGAAGCTGGTGAAGCTGGCGGAGGCCGGAACCAAGGCCCTGACCGTCGACTCCAGGATCAACGACATAGGCAAGCTCCGTGACCTCGGTCTGGAGCTCGGCAAGTTCGACATGAAGAACCTGACGTTCGCCACCGTGCCCGTGCTCGACAACCCGGCGGAGAGGATCAAGGCCACGGTCGTCCTCGACACGCCCAAGGCCGATCCGCTCTTCGCGATGCTTCGCGACGACATCTCGCTCACCGAGGTCGAGAAGCAGAAGAAGGCGGCCAAGGACAAGCAGGCCGCGCTCCTCAAGGGATCGAGGGCCAAGGCCTCGGACGTCCGGGTCGATGTGTTCAACGGCGGCGGCCCGCAGGGCTCCGCCCAGAAGACTCTGGAATGGCTGCAGATCGACGAGGGCGTGCTCAAGTCCACCAACAAGGGCAACGCCCCGGCCGATGTGGCCAAGACACAGCTGGAGTACGCGCCGAACCAGGCCGATCAGGCCCGCAAGCTCGCGGATCTGATGGGCCTGCCTGCCTCGGCGCTGAAGCCCGGCACCAAGGACGCCGAGGGGCTGGAAGCGATGACGCTGACCCTCGGCTCCGATTTCAAGGGCGCAGGGGTGCCCATCACCGGTCCGGCGAAGGCGCCGGAGGGTGTTCAGAAGGTCGAAGCGGACAAACAGGTCTGCGCCAAGTGA
- a CDS encoding LCP family protein, translating to MDGHVTDSAGTPAEPDGPADAGAAQEVGADAGAVDDADARAEGDAGTGGGKGNGGAHTGKDSSADSGADSGAGAHTGAGSVKQPNRKRHLLRWAALGTSVIVLAAAGAGWWFYRKLDANITTDTGAAAELEAYEKERPTPVAVDAQNILLLGSDTRAGEGNDKYGHDGGSQRSDTTILLHIAADRQSATAMSIPRDLMVTIPSCGKPDGSRTQEQFAQFNWAFQFGGAACTIRTVERFTGVRIDHHMVIDFRGFKDMVDAVHGVEVCLAEPVDDRAAHLKLSAGKQTLDGEEALGYVRARKSLGNGSDTERMERQQQFLGALVKKVQSNGVLLNPTRLYPLLDAATKSITTDSGLDSLRDLYDLTRAVRSIPTEKVQFLTVPRQPYSANPNRDELVEPDAGDLFKRLREDAPVIVVTADENEKARQKQQEQGDGDADGTGTDGPTPTATFPGTNAAEGMCE from the coding sequence ATGGACGGACACGTGACGGACAGTGCTGGCACGCCCGCGGAACCGGACGGACCGGCCGACGCCGGTGCCGCCCAAGAGGTGGGCGCCGATGCCGGGGCGGTCGACGACGCGGACGCGCGCGCAGAAGGGGACGCCGGCACGGGCGGCGGCAAAGGCAACGGCGGCGCACACACCGGCAAGGACTCCAGCGCGGATTCCGGCGCGGATTCCGGCGCGGGCGCGCACACCGGCGCGGGCTCGGTGAAGCAGCCCAACCGGAAGCGCCATCTGCTGCGTTGGGCCGCGCTCGGCACCTCCGTCATCGTCCTCGCAGCGGCCGGTGCCGGCTGGTGGTTCTACCGCAAGCTCGACGCCAACATCACCACGGACACCGGCGCCGCCGCCGAACTGGAGGCGTACGAGAAGGAACGGCCCACGCCCGTCGCCGTCGACGCGCAGAACATCCTGCTGCTCGGCTCCGACACCCGGGCCGGCGAGGGCAACGACAAGTACGGCCACGACGGCGGCAGCCAGCGCTCCGACACCACGATCCTGCTGCACATCGCCGCGGACCGGCAGAGCGCGACCGCCATGTCCATCCCTCGCGACCTGATGGTCACCATCCCGAGCTGCGGCAAACCGGACGGCAGTCGCACCCAGGAGCAGTTCGCCCAGTTCAACTGGGCGTTCCAGTTCGGCGGCGCCGCCTGCACGATCCGTACCGTCGAGCGGTTCACCGGCGTCCGCATCGACCACCACATGGTGATCGACTTCCGTGGCTTCAAGGACATGGTCGACGCGGTGCACGGGGTCGAGGTCTGCCTGGCGGAGCCGGTCGACGACAGGGCGGCGCACCTCAAGCTCTCGGCCGGCAAGCAGACGCTCGACGGCGAGGAGGCCCTCGGGTACGTACGGGCCCGGAAGTCGCTCGGCAACGGCAGCGACACGGAACGTATGGAGCGCCAGCAGCAGTTTCTCGGCGCGCTGGTCAAAAAGGTGCAGAGCAACGGCGTGCTGCTCAATCCGACCCGGCTCTACCCGCTGCTGGACGCGGCCACCAAGTCGATCACGACGGACTCCGGCCTCGACTCACTCAGGGATCTGTACGACCTGACAAGGGCAGTTCGCAGCATTCCCACCGAAAAGGTGCAATTCCTGACGGTTCCTCGCCAGCCCTACTCTGCCAATCCGAACCGTGACGAACTGGTCGAACCGGATGCGGGTGACCTCTTCAAGCGGCTGCGCGAGGACGCTCCGGTGATCGTCGTCACAGCCGACGAGAACGAGAAGGCCAGGCAGAAGCAGCAGGAACAGGGTGACGGGGACGCGGACGGCACGGGTACGGACGGCCCGACGCCCACGGCGACGTTCCCCGGCACCAATGCCGCCGAGGGGATGTGTGAGTAA
- a CDS encoding TIGR03089 family protein — MNATDRTPADLLRSALAADPSRPLVTFYDDATGERVELSVATFANWVAKTANLLQGDLAAQPGDRLALLLPAHWQSAVWLLACSSVGVVADVGGVPSEADLVVSGPDTLEQARACSGERMALALRPLGGRFPQPPAGFGDYAVEVPSQGDRFAPYAPVDPDAPALVVGAMELTGAELVERARADAAKLDLAPGSRLLTGRSYDTWEGLSAGLFAPLAAGASVVLCRHLDALSQEDLRKRIASERVTNTAV, encoded by the coding sequence GTGAACGCGACCGACCGTACCCCTGCCGACCTGCTGCGATCCGCGCTCGCCGCGGACCCGTCGCGCCCTTTGGTCACCTTCTACGACGACGCCACCGGTGAACGCGTCGAATTGTCCGTCGCCACCTTCGCCAATTGGGTGGCCAAGACGGCCAATCTGCTCCAGGGCGATCTTGCCGCCCAGCCGGGCGACCGGCTCGCGCTGCTGCTGCCCGCGCACTGGCAGAGCGCGGTGTGGCTGCTGGCCTGCTCGTCGGTCGGGGTGGTGGCGGACGTCGGAGGGGTTCCGTCCGAGGCGGACCTCGTCGTCAGCGGACCGGACACGCTGGAGCAGGCGCGCGCCTGCTCCGGGGAGCGGATGGCGCTGGCGCTGCGTCCGCTGGGCGGCCGCTTCCCGCAGCCGCCGGCGGGGTTCGGCGACTACGCAGTGGAGGTGCCGAGCCAGGGCGACCGGTTCGCACCGTACGCGCCGGTGGATCCTGACGCGCCCGCGCTCGTGGTCGGCGCCATGGAGCTGACCGGTGCCGAACTGGTGGAGCGGGCGCGGGCGGACGCCGCGAAGCTCGATCTCGCGCCTGGGTCGCGGCTGCTGACCGGGCGGTCGTACGACACCTGGGAGGGGCTGTCCGCGGGGCTGTTCGCTCCGCTCGCCGCCGGGGCTTCCGTCGTGCTGTGCCGGCACCTGGACGCGTTGTCCCAGGAAGACCTGCGGAAGCGGATCGCGAGCGAACGGGTCACCAACACCGCGGTATGA